From a single Arachis hypogaea cultivar Tifrunner chromosome 3, arahy.Tifrunner.gnm2.J5K5, whole genome shotgun sequence genomic region:
- the LOC112791201 gene encoding mediator of RNA polymerase II transcription subunit 28 — translation MGDRQLGEQQQQGVDQQLASSPAASTKDDMVSSVMALEAALLPCLPARELQAIDRSPHPSHQIDVDRYARDFMEAAKKLQLHFISLQREDKPTKVEMLRKDITLMEEELDRKNELIKKQESLVLEWKKELKEQMDKHKTELERV, via the exons ATGGGTGATCGGCAATTAGGTGAGCAACAACAGCAGGGGGTTGATCAGCAACTAGCATCTTCTCCCGCTGCTTCTACAAAGGATGATATGGTTTCTTCTGTTATGGCTTTGGAGGCTGCTTTGCTTCCCTGTTTGCCTGCCCGTGAACTTCAAGCTATTGACCGTTCTCCCCACCCTTCCCATCAGA TTGATGTGGATAGGTATGCTAGAGATTTTATGGAGGCTGCCAAGAAGTTACAGCTTCATTTTATTAGTCTGCAACGTGAGGATAAGCCGACTAAAGTTGAAATGCTTAGAAAG GATATCACTCTCATGGAAGAAGAACTTGACAGGAAAAATGAGCTGATAAAGAAACAAGAAAGTTTAGTTCTGGAGTGGAAAAAAGAGTTGAAAGAGCAAATGGACAAACACAAGACTGAGTTGGAAAGGGTCTAG